TGAATTTGATCATGtcatttcatgaacaattaacacctttttcaaaggaatgttgccacttgctgtcgactgaaaatgacatcacgtgttgATGaatcatcttaactcattcactgcctttgacaagtatacttgtcaattgtattttttagagcggtgctaaatgggggcgaatctgagcatgctccactgtaaatatcaaacttggaaacaactttactgatgcccaaccaccggtagatgacatcatagccccattttataggaaataaacacagtttcagagtccatgggagaaatggctgtattttggcaaaccaacatttttctgctgtcaattataaaagaacgggacgggacaaaaagtagggagtctattctgttatttggtagattcggtttatatataattattgaatgtaatatcacgtgagtattggaaatgtaaaaaatttctataatgactggcagtgaatgagtcatcttaacaaccaatcacggcttacCTAAAATTTacaagttgagctgtgattggttgacatGAATTCGCGTGCCAAAATGCCTTTTGAAAGGTGTTAGTTGTACATGAAATGCTATCAAATAGACAaattatgaactttttactcctGAAAatagtaaagtatctctttaatgagAAGCTTCTCTGCATTATCTTCTGTAAGCCTATTTTCACTTGTATCCACCCTGGTGTGCACAGAACTTGATTGGGCAGATATTCCACTGAGAAGTCATCACACACAGACTCGGCTCAAGGTTAACTTAGGTCATCAAATCTGCCAATCCCGCCTGAGGGCAATAGCAAAAGTTATTTAAGTAATGAGTAAGCGATAAAAAGAAAGCATAACTGATTTTAATGAGCGATTCACAGTTTCAATCTACAGGCctgtgtgtacttagacttgcatggcttaatctgtGAGATTTTATACTACTGACAGGATCGAGCAAGTTGCGCAGTGTCACCCGCAGGCCTGTCGGCAATGAGCAGGCGACGGAGCTTGAAAAACTCATTGCTTGCCTTGTAGTCAATTGCATTTTTACGATGCTCTGTCAGTTGAAGGTGAAAAAGTTTTGGCGTAATGGGCATAGCGCCGATTATTCGTAATGAAAATGTGTCCCGTTTTGTGTTTGCGCAGGTCTCGGCGGCGCTGTAGGCTACGCCCTGGGCGGCCTCGATTGGACCCACACCTTCCTGGGAGCCATCTTCAAGTCTCAGGAGCAAATCCTGTTCTTCTTCGCCTCCATCCTCTTCTCTGCGTCGGTGGTGTTGCATCTGCTCAGCATTGATGAGCAGCCCTACATCCCCCTACATGACCGGCTGGACCCGgtacgtgttttttgttttgtttttttattattgcgcGTGCAAAATCTAATGCAGAGTTTGTGCAGGAGAGTCCAGTTCCTAGCCAGCCACATTCTTCATCCAACGGCCGCGCCGGACTTCTCACGCCGAGGCTGGAGATGATCGGAGAGGACGAAACGATGGACAGCTTTGACCTTTATGACGCCTATAGGGACGATCTGTCTGAACCTGGAGACATGGAGATGGACTACTTGGAGCTGGagcttgtgaggagtaagttgTGCTCCCCAATTTTACATTTTGTCTTTGCTGTGTTGTTTTCCAGAATCTGCTGGCCATAATCTCATCCTCGCTCTCACCGCAGGTAAAAGCGACAGCGTCCTTGCCATGACGGACGCCACCCTGGACCACATAGACCACGACGCCTTGTTCCTGTGCCACATCGAGCCGTCCATCTTCGCCGACCGCCTCTCGCCCTATCACGGCTCTCCGCCAGCCACCGCGCACCTCCTGCGCGCCAACCGTAGCATGcggcgcagcagcagcagcagcggcggcggcgagggGAGTCGAGATCTGCTGCGCCTCCAAAGCGACAGCAACCACCCAGAACAGCATGGCAGCCCCGCCAAGATCTGCCGCCTCTCGGCGTTCTTGCAGGAGATGGAGAACGATGAGGGCCAGGAGGCCTTGCTCAACAACCAGCTGAACGAGCAGCGCATCCTGAACGGACGCCTGTTGGCGTGCGTTGATGCCACAAACGCAGCCAACGGGTTGAGCGCTAAAGGACAGGCGCATCGGGCCGGAATGGTCAAAGGTActtgtgctaatgctaatgctaactacaTCCTGTCATCCATTTCCTATAGCGCGTAGGGTACATTCATATTTTGCCTTACGGTCCAGTTTCGAAGTTATTAAAGTGGGTTCATGCTCTGCTCCCAGTTGTTGGCAAAACTCGTGCAGCCCCAGACCGCGACACTCCGACCAACATGCCCGACTGTCGTCAAGACACAGATGTCTTTGTACTCCTCCCGTGGCTGCTGCCACACACGCTTGACACTAAGCCAAAATAGTTTATCTCtgtctcgtcagaccacaggacAGTAATCCATGTCCTTTGTCAGCTAACTGTTTGAAGGCTTGCTTGTGCATTAGTTTAGTCGTGACACTCATGAAGACTAATTTGATGGCCCGTGCCTTTCTTTCCAAAGAGAGTATTTTCTGACCGAGTATGTGCTGTTAGGCCAGGGACGGGCAACTTAAATAATAGAGGGGGACACTTTGGCTCGCACTTCCTAAtcagatgtatgacaaaaatgccatttttagtttTGACATAATACGTGGCATCCTGCAAATAGCAAAAACTGGAgggtgaatttttatttattttttatttttttgtgaactccaataatttttcaaaaaaaacccacttgcTGAACTTCCAATGTCTGCTTCTCATGAAAaagagtgatttttatttattaaatttttttgaaTTAATCAAGTGGCCACTCGAGTAACTATTTACACCGGAGATGTTATAACACTAACGAGTCACATGACATCGGAGTGGTAAAATGGCTAATGGGCCCAATTTGGATATTTTCCATTatgggtgtactcacttttgttgctaaGGGTTTAACATTAATAACTGTTTTGAGTTAAATTTTTAAATTTCCATGCAATTGAATGAGACAGTGTTGAAACTTTTGACTGATGGTGTATGCAAGTacgtatttttaattaaatatacatTCATGTTATacactgtccttttttttttaatttctttattttttttttaaattaacgtttataggatgaaactgaatgcagacatcccaaaaatgtaaaacttaaaaaaataagggATATGTGtctttcacatagcagcgacgatatgtttatttcatttcagCTGCCAGTACCGGCGCTCCCACGCGTTTGTCACGCCACCACCACACCTTCTACCGTCAGCCATCTTGCACCTTTTCCTACTACGGGCGTGTGGTCAGCCACCGCTACCGCTACCGGCGGGCCAACGCCGCCTTCCTCATCAAGCCGTCGCGCAGCATGAACGACCTGCACGAGGTGGAGGCGCAACACAGGCGTCGGAGCCGCAAGCGCGGCCGCCACCCTAGCGGCAACACCAACTCGTCAAGCGGCGATGCTGAGAGCGAGGAGGGCGAGGTGAGGGCGCTCGGACCCCGCTGTCTCCAGCCTTGTCACCACGACAACCAACGCCGCATTCTCTTTTTCTCGTCAGGTGGAGACTACTGTGCGGCTGTTGTGGCTCTCCATGCTGAAGATGCCGCCGGAGCTGCTGCGACTGTGCGCCTGTCACCTGCTCACCTGGTTCTCCATCATCGCCGAGGCCGTCTTCTTCACCGACTTCATGGGACAAGTTATTTACCATGGAGATCCCATTGTGAGCGCTTCACACTAGCATGCTAGGCTACACGAGCAACTATGGCGAACGACAGCAAGATTTTACAATAACATTTCCAGGATCAAATGCAAcagttgtttttcttaaaattttACATTTGGAGATACAGACTATATCATAGATGGAGGTCAAAAACAATTCAATGGTGACAATAAGTTGTAAGCGAAATAGGATTTTgcgtttttataaaaaaaaatgtttttttattttttttattctattgatttttatttaatgtaccGTAATTAACTGTAATTTAATTGGGTTTGAGTtcttgtaaaatataaaaatatataattggaCTTAGTTatagaaattatttttaaaaatgaaatgtgaatgtaatatattttttagttcatgaaaaatataaaaatatataattgtatttttaattcaaactaaaaaatttttaattgtaatgagTTGTAATGaatctaaatttaaaaaaacaataaatttaatttaatggaGGTAGgcattttatcattattattattattattattattattattattacagcttTAATTACTTAGTTGCCTTAATCCAGGCTTCCCCAGTCCTGGTCcatgagggccggagtcctgcaggtttttgatgTTTCTGTCTTCGAACACACTTGATTGATATAAACGGCTCAATCGCAAGCTCAGCAGAAGCCTAATATCGATGACTGATGGAGAAAGTGCAGCTTTATATTTGACTTatgtcattaaaaaagaaaaaaaaaaaaaaagattagtacCTTTTTGTGGTGttcaattcatccattttctgtactgctTATCCTCTTTATTCAGTGTTTTTTGCGGTGTTTTGGACACTTGTGGAGACCACCATGTCCACAATGTAAATGAGTGGCACTTGTGCAAAGAAGCCACCACTGGCTAATGAGtgtgatttttaaatgtgcttctTGCAGGCTCCTGCTAACTCCACCGATTTGACAAATTATCACAAAGGTGTTCAGATGGGATGTTGGGGTCTGGTAATATACGCCATGACCGCCGCGACATGCTCAGGTAACTAaagcttttaatattgttttgggtttttttttttaaagcaaaacgtCAATTCTGCATGatcaccgtttttttttgtttttttgttttttttgtttttgtttttccaaaaccCTCCAGCTCTCCTTCAAAAGTACCTGGATAACTTTGACTTGAGTATCAAGGTCATCTACATCTTGGGAACACTTGGATTCTCTATAggtacaaacaacaacaacaacatttgaacattgtaagACAAGCCAATaggcatattttttattttttattttacacaggAACTGCTATTATGGCCATATTCCCCAATGTGtatgttgccatggtgatgatAAGCAGCATGGGCATCATCTCCATGAGTATCTCCTATTGTCCCTACGCCCTGCTGGGACAGTACCACGAAATGAAACAGGTAACATGCAaagtggttgtttaaaaaacagacTTTTCACGGTCAAATGGTTCAACGTGCACTTCTTCCATTGCATCCAAAAATAAACCATAAACAAAAATGCATATCGTTCTGCACACTCTATTGATGTTTtactctttcattttttttttttcccatctcaaCCATTCTGACTTCAATTTCACAggaaaattccaaaataaaaaagcatgttcgaTATTTACCTCCTtatgctacatttttttttgattgattaaAGCCATTCAAACTGTTTAGGACATCTCGGGAGCTATTTCATCACCATTGAGCATGGgggtggcgtggctcagtggtatggtggtcgtctcccaacccagaggatgtgggtttgatcccatgccattgtgaccacgtcgaagtatccttgagcaagacactgaacccccaattgctcgtgatgctgcgtcatcagtaggtagTCAAAATGGAAAGCGCGTTGagagccttgtaaggtggaaaagcgcaatataaatgaagtgccatttgccttttttttttctcattattcCACATTCCCAAAATTTGAATTATGCCACATTTTCCCTGagaaaattatgaaattaatgcAGACATCCCTCCTCCTACATTTATTGACCAATTTCAACCATTCCAACTTAAAAATGTTCAGCTCATTTAGGACATATGTGGGAAAGACATTCATTCCACATTTTTCTCAACCAGTTAAAACCAGTTCGACTTCCAGCTGTCAACTCATTCAGGACAACCCGGTCATTTTGTCACATTCCCCAATTCTTCACAGTAAATTCTCCACATTTTCACAATATAATTCCCAATTTGAGAGTTGACCAATTTACCTCATTTCACATTTCTCAAACAGACTCAAACCATAACAATTTCAAGTGTCACGTTCCACATTTCAATCAATTCTGCAGCATCGACTTCAGCTCTTTAGCACTCACACAAAATTTCTAcacaaataatattcataagaaTGTCTTGATTGCTAATAAATGATCaatgtgtgaaaatgtattgCATTGCAGTACACCAGTCACAGTCCCGGTAGTTCCCGTCGAGGATTTGGCATCGACTGCGCCATCTTGTCCTGCCAAGTGGGTCTTGTTTTAAAGCACCGTCTGCGTTCACATCAATACGTTTATGACATGTTCTGTTCTGCATTGTGCGATTCATGCGGCAGGTGTACATCAGCCAGATCCTGGTGGCCTCGGCTTTAGGTTCCGTGGTGGAAGCGGTCGGGAGCGTGCGCGTCATTCCAGTTGTGGCCTCCGGGGGCTCTTTGTTCGGATTCCTCACTGCTTGCTTCCTCGTCATTTATCCCTCGAATAGCGGGTAAGAAAATATACTCGCGTAATACGCAAATGAATGCATCGTAAACTAGTAACTATGCCGTTTGATTGGCAGGGAGGCGGGATCGTCCAAAACGTCGGAAAAACGGGCATTGACCCCGCTGGCCGATCCCGGCGAACGAGTGAAGGAAAAAGCCAGCTTCTTGAAACTCGACAAGGCGGGAAAGGCCACCACCAGCGTCAccgtcacttcctgtcacatGGAGAAAGAATCTGCACTGTGATTGGCCACAAGTAAAACGAGGTgcagtcataataataatccttACACTCCGGGATTACTCCGTCCCAATTCCAATGTGAGTACTcggcaggtttaaaaaaaaacaaaaaaaaaaaaaaaaaggcctctcAAGGAAACCTCAGGGGGATTGttggcacacgcacacacaaacgttACTGACCACATCAAAGCTGCAAACATCGTTCTTCCTCACTGTGGACGCAAACGTTTTGTTCTGCTGAAGCTTTAAGACTCTTTCTGAACTTTCATACTTGAAAACAAGAGCCCGAAGCCTGCTTGTGGGTCAAAGACAAAACGAGTAATAAGAATGAGAATAATAAGACAGCCCCAAAAGTGACTGCAAAGGAGCGTGTCGTTCCAGGACAACCCAAGAGAAGCGTGGAGCTGACTCTATTTGAAAATATCCTTAATTGACCCCCAGAGGGGAAATTCGGGAATAAAAGTGAAATTCCTTCacacacacgaaaaaaaaaaaaaagaatttacaTCATACAGGGCATTATTATCCCAAATACTTCTTTGCATGACCTCTTGAGATCATGGGCAAAAATGCTGCATGTTCGCAGGCGAGAGAATTTTTGCTCTCTTTTCTCCTCCTTGTTAGCTTTTATAAAATGCAGGTGGCACTTGGTTATGAATTTAGTAATGAATAAGAGCTATCCTCTTATTCATAACTAAATGCATATTAGCTGAGAtatcagcttaaaaaaaagcaGTTGTTAATGAGCTCTACTGAGATATTTAGATAGGCATACTTTGCTGGGATTCCACTGGAGGGataaaaatccccaaaattgagggggggggggttgacggACATAAAATATTGTCGCTGTAGAAAAactgaaaatagttttttttttttttttttttttttttttgaaatgaaatgaaaactcaACATTTTGCTG
This portion of the Festucalex cinctus isolate MCC-2025b chromosome 19, RoL_Fcin_1.0, whole genome shotgun sequence genome encodes:
- the LOC144007696 gene encoding solute carrier family 45 member 4-like encodes the protein MPPPAMPPQSTGAEAMQVGSLLAGAEAKNSTDEDKGGEADGTGGRPGNDDGGGEELASEGSIHGIPLKRWVMHGAVMFGREFCYAMETALVTPVLLQIGLPEQYNSLTWFLSPVLGLIFTPLIGSASDRCPLRWGRRRPFILALCIGTLIGVALFLNGSLIGLSLGDIPGKQPIGIVLTVMGVVVLDFCADATEGPIRAYLLDVADAEDQDMALNIHAASAGLGGAVGYALGGLDWTHTFLGAIFKSQEQILFFFASILFSASVVLHLLSIDEQPYIPLHDRLDPESPVPSQPHSSSNGRAGLLTPRLEMIGEDETMDSFDLYDAYRDDLSEPGDMEMDYLELELVRSKSDSVLAMTDATLDHIDHDALFLCHIEPSIFADRLSPYHGSPPATAHLLRANRSMRRSSSSSGGGEGSRDLLRLQSDSNHPEQHGSPAKICRLSAFLQEMENDEGQEALLNNQLNEQRILNGRLLACVDATNAANGLSAKGQAHRAGMVKAASTGAPTRLSRHHHTFYRQPSCTFSYYGRVVSHRYRYRRANAAFLIKPSRSMNDLHEVEAQHRRRSRKRGRHPSGNTNSSSGDAESEEGEVETTVRLLWLSMLKMPPELLRLCACHLLTWFSIIAEAVFFTDFMGQVIYHGDPIAPANSTDLTNYHKGVQMGCWGLVIYAMTAATCSALLQKYLDNFDLSIKVIYILGTLGFSIGTAIMAIFPNVYVAMVMISSMGIISMSISYCPYALLGQYHEMKQYTSHSPGSSRRGFGIDCAILSCQVYISQILVASALGSVVEAVGSVRVIPVVASGGSLFGFLTACFLVIYPSNSGEAGSSKTSEKRALTPLADPGERVKEKASFLKLDKAGKATTSVTVTSCHMEKESAL